The following are encoded together in the Syngnathus scovelli strain Florida chromosome 12, RoL_Ssco_1.2, whole genome shotgun sequence genome:
- the LOC125978603 gene encoding cGMP-dependent protein kinase 2 isoform X2 encodes MGNGSIKAPRTEENTRSVSIRTDSPSLDTEILRMRINCLELELVQRDQALAAQEVQLQHLQRELNAKVSQIDKLQDAIGYNKGSSSGRACHCRLSVIDEGAGRFRKVAVEDHQRLKAKEGVSAEPTSENFCGGLRPSHISMLKSIRKDSGIKKLMNDAITNNDFLKRLEPQHTREMVDCMYEKVYTKGQLVIHEGESGNYLYVLADGSLQVIQSGKLLSELRPGTAFGELAILYNCKRTATVKAVTESHVWALDRQTFQAIMMRTAQARHEEYFRFLRSVSLLQELPEEKLAKIVDCLEVDYFQKGDYIIREGEEGNTFFIIAKGQVIVTQSTEGFAEPQQIKTLGVGRYFGEKALISEDLRSANIICNEDDTQCLVVDRDNFNQMVGTYEELQSYLKEYVEELSRSDQRRNALPRSPHIDSAEAQELRRLKEKLVPLPHHQPFQHLEVIATLGMGGFGRVELVKLKDEDATFALKCIKKKHVVDTRQQEHIYSEKNILQQTNSPFIIRFFRTFRDNKHVYMLLEVCLGGELWTVLRDIPPFAGSDPIRIYTMVLHGIEKVDFPKRIGKRPDDLIRKLCKLNPVERVGNKKNGIIDIKKHKWFQGFNWEGLRRRKLPSPLKRELNGPLDHSYFDIFPPDTEMTPEETSGWDKDF; translated from the exons ATGGGCAACGGTTCAATAAAGGCCCCGAGGACTGAGGAGAACACCCGCTCGGTCTCCATCCGCACCGACTCCCCGAGCCTGGACACGGAAATTCTCAG GATGCGAATAAACTGCCTGGAGTTGGAGCTGGTACAGAGGGACCAAGCATTAGCGGCTCAAGAAGTTCAGCTCCAGCATCTGCAGAGGGAGCTAAATGCCAAGGTGTCCCAGATTGACAAACTCCAAGATGCTATAGGCTACAACAAAGGCAGCAGCTCGGGAAGAGCGTGTCACTGCCGCCTCAGCGTCATCGATGAAGGCGCCGGTCGTTTCCGCAAGGTGGCTGTGGAGGACCACCAAAGGCTTAAAGCAAAGGAAGGCGTCTCTGCTGAGCCGACTTCTGAAAACTTCTGTGGGGGACTGAGACCTTCTCACATTTCCATGCTGAAGTCTATCCGCAAAGATTCAGG AATTAAAAAGCTCATGAACGACGCCATCACAAACAATGACTTCCTCAAGAGACTGGAACCGCAGCACACCAGGGAGATGGTCGACTGCATGTATGAGAAGGTGTACACGAAAGGACAGCTCGTCATACACGAGGGCGAATCCGGAAACTACCTCTATGTTTTAGCAG ACGGCTCGCTCCAAGTCATCCAGAGTGGCAAGCTGCTCAGTGAACTGCGTCCCGGAACAGCATTTGGCGAATTGGCAATTCTGTACAATTGCAAAAGAACAGCCACTGTGAAAG CTGTGACAGAGTCCCACGTCTGGGCCTTGGATCGCCAGACTTTCCAGGCTATCATGATGCGGACCGCACAAGCCAGGCACGAAGAGTATTTCCGCTTTTTGCGCAG TGTGTCTCTGCTTCAAGAACTGCCAGAAGAGAAACTTGCCAAGATTGTTGATTGTCTTGAAGTT GACTATTTCCAGAAGGGAGATTACATTAttcgtgaaggtgaagaggggaATACGTTCTTTATCATTGCAAAGGGACAA GTGATTGTGACGCAAAGCACAGAAGGTTTTGCTGAGCCTCAGCAAATCAAGACCCTTGGAGTCGGCCGCTATTTTGGAGAGAAAGCTCTCATCAG TGAGGATCTCCGCTCAGCCAACATCATCTGCAATGAGGATGACACACAATGTCTCGTGGTGGACAGAGA CAACTTTAACCAGATGGTGGGAACCTATGAGGAACTTCAATCTTACCTGAAGGAATATGTAGAAGAACTTTCTCGGAGTGACCAGAGGAGGAATGCCCT GCCGCGTTCACCGCACATTGATTCTGCGGAAGCCCAAGAGTTGAGAAGGTTAAAGGAGAAGCTCGTCCCCTTACCACATCATCAACCTTTCCAACATTTGGAGGTGATAGCAACGCTGGGGATGGGAGGGTTTGGACGAGTGGAGCTG GTCAAGCTAAAGGACGAGGACGCCACGTTTGCTCTGAAATGCATCAAGAAGAAGCACGTGGTCGACACCAGACAGCAAGAACACATTTACTCAGAGAAGAACATCCTCCAGCAAACCAACTCGCCATTTATCATCAG GTTTTTTCGAACATTTCGTGACAATAAACACGTCTACATGCTGCTGGAGGTGTGTCTTGGAGGAGAGCTGTGGACTGTGCTGCGTGACAT CCCCCCTTTTGCTGGATCTGACCCCATTCGGATCTACACCATGGTCCTCCATGGCATTGAGAAGGTGGACTTTCCAAAGAGAATAGGCAAGCGTCCCGATGACCTCATCAGGAAACTCTGCAA GTTAAACCCAGTTGAGAGAGTGGGGAACAAAAAGAATGGGATCATTGACATCAAGAAGCACAA ATGGTTCCAGGGCTTCAATTGGGAGGGACTAAGGCGCCGCAAGCTCCCGTCTCCCCTGAAGAGAGAG CTGAACGGCCCATTGGACCACAGCTACTTTGACATCTTTCCTCCTGACACAGAAATGACCCCTGAGGAGACTTCTGGCTGGGATAAAGACTTctaa
- the LOC125978603 gene encoding cGMP-dependent protein kinase 2 isoform X1 produces the protein MGNGSIKAPRTEENTRSVSIRTDSPSLDTEILRMRINCLELELVQRDQALAAQEVQLQHLQRELNAKVSQIDKLQDAIGYNKGSSSGRACHCRLSVIDEGAGRFRKVAVEDHQRLKAKEGVSAEPTSENFCGGLRPSHISMLKSIRKDSGIKKLMNDAITNNDFLKRLEPQHTREMVDCMYEKVYTKGQLVIHEGESGNYLYVLADGSLQVIQSGKLLSELRPGTAFGELAILYNCKRTATVKAVTESHVWALDRQTFQAIMMRTAQARHEEYFRFLRSVSLLQELPEEKLAKIVDCLEVDYFQKGDYIIREGEEGNTFFIIAKGQVIVTQSTEGFAEPQQIKTLGVGRYFGEKALISEDLRSANIICNEDDTQCLVVDRDNFNQMVGTYEELQSYLKEYVEELSRSDQRRNALPRSPHIDSAEAQELRRLKEKLVPLPHHQPFQHLEVIATLGMGGFGRVELVKLKDEDATFALKCIKKKHVVDTRQQEHIYSEKNILQQTNSPFIIRFFRTFRDNKHVYMLLEVCLGGELWTVLRDMNSFDEATARFCIGCVLEAFDYLHTMGIIYRDLKPENLLLDAKGYVKMADFGFAKKIGPGKKTWTFCGTPEYVAPEVIMNKGHDFGADCWSLGILIFELLTGNPPFAGSDPIRIYTMVLHGIEKVDFPKRIGKRPDDLIRKLCKLNPVERVGNKKNGIIDIKKHKWFQGFNWEGLRRRKLPSPLKRELNGPLDHSYFDIFPPDTEMTPEETSGWDKDF, from the exons ATGGGCAACGGTTCAATAAAGGCCCCGAGGACTGAGGAGAACACCCGCTCGGTCTCCATCCGCACCGACTCCCCGAGCCTGGACACGGAAATTCTCAG GATGCGAATAAACTGCCTGGAGTTGGAGCTGGTACAGAGGGACCAAGCATTAGCGGCTCAAGAAGTTCAGCTCCAGCATCTGCAGAGGGAGCTAAATGCCAAGGTGTCCCAGATTGACAAACTCCAAGATGCTATAGGCTACAACAAAGGCAGCAGCTCGGGAAGAGCGTGTCACTGCCGCCTCAGCGTCATCGATGAAGGCGCCGGTCGTTTCCGCAAGGTGGCTGTGGAGGACCACCAAAGGCTTAAAGCAAAGGAAGGCGTCTCTGCTGAGCCGACTTCTGAAAACTTCTGTGGGGGACTGAGACCTTCTCACATTTCCATGCTGAAGTCTATCCGCAAAGATTCAGG AATTAAAAAGCTCATGAACGACGCCATCACAAACAATGACTTCCTCAAGAGACTGGAACCGCAGCACACCAGGGAGATGGTCGACTGCATGTATGAGAAGGTGTACACGAAAGGACAGCTCGTCATACACGAGGGCGAATCCGGAAACTACCTCTATGTTTTAGCAG ACGGCTCGCTCCAAGTCATCCAGAGTGGCAAGCTGCTCAGTGAACTGCGTCCCGGAACAGCATTTGGCGAATTGGCAATTCTGTACAATTGCAAAAGAACAGCCACTGTGAAAG CTGTGACAGAGTCCCACGTCTGGGCCTTGGATCGCCAGACTTTCCAGGCTATCATGATGCGGACCGCACAAGCCAGGCACGAAGAGTATTTCCGCTTTTTGCGCAG TGTGTCTCTGCTTCAAGAACTGCCAGAAGAGAAACTTGCCAAGATTGTTGATTGTCTTGAAGTT GACTATTTCCAGAAGGGAGATTACATTAttcgtgaaggtgaagaggggaATACGTTCTTTATCATTGCAAAGGGACAA GTGATTGTGACGCAAAGCACAGAAGGTTTTGCTGAGCCTCAGCAAATCAAGACCCTTGGAGTCGGCCGCTATTTTGGAGAGAAAGCTCTCATCAG TGAGGATCTCCGCTCAGCCAACATCATCTGCAATGAGGATGACACACAATGTCTCGTGGTGGACAGAGA CAACTTTAACCAGATGGTGGGAACCTATGAGGAACTTCAATCTTACCTGAAGGAATATGTAGAAGAACTTTCTCGGAGTGACCAGAGGAGGAATGCCCT GCCGCGTTCACCGCACATTGATTCTGCGGAAGCCCAAGAGTTGAGAAGGTTAAAGGAGAAGCTCGTCCCCTTACCACATCATCAACCTTTCCAACATTTGGAGGTGATAGCAACGCTGGGGATGGGAGGGTTTGGACGAGTGGAGCTG GTCAAGCTAAAGGACGAGGACGCCACGTTTGCTCTGAAATGCATCAAGAAGAAGCACGTGGTCGACACCAGACAGCAAGAACACATTTACTCAGAGAAGAACATCCTCCAGCAAACCAACTCGCCATTTATCATCAG GTTTTTTCGAACATTTCGTGACAATAAACACGTCTACATGCTGCTGGAGGTGTGTCTTGGAGGAGAGCTGTGGACTGTGCTGCGTGACAT GAATTCTTTTGATGAAGCCACGGCCAGATTTTGCATAGGTTGCGTCTTAGAGGCTTTTGATTACCTCCACACCATGGGCATTATATACAGAGACCTCAAGCCCGAAAACCTTCTCCTTGATGCCAAAGGTTACGTCAAAATG GCAGACTTTGGCTTTGCAAAAAAGATTGGTCCGGGAAAGAAGACCTGGACTTTCTGCGGGACCCCAGAGTATGTGGCCCCGGAGGTCATCATGAACAAAGGCCATGACTTTGGAGCTGACTGTTGGTCTTTAGGAATCCTCATATTTGAACTTCTAACTGGCAA CCCCCCTTTTGCTGGATCTGACCCCATTCGGATCTACACCATGGTCCTCCATGGCATTGAGAAGGTGGACTTTCCAAAGAGAATAGGCAAGCGTCCCGATGACCTCATCAGGAAACTCTGCAA GTTAAACCCAGTTGAGAGAGTGGGGAACAAAAAGAATGGGATCATTGACATCAAGAAGCACAA ATGGTTCCAGGGCTTCAATTGGGAGGGACTAAGGCGCCGCAAGCTCCCGTCTCCCCTGAAGAGAGAG CTGAACGGCCCATTGGACCACAGCTACTTTGACATCTTTCCTCCTGACACAGAAATGACCCCTGAGGAGACTTCTGGCTGGGATAAAGACTTctaa
- the LOC125978603 gene encoding cGMP-dependent protein kinase 2 isoform X3: MASVLKRLTRRFGTGPVVPTSLPLAQVKLKDEDATFALKCIKKKHVVDTRQQEHIYSEKNILQQTNSPFIIRFFRTFRDNKHVYMLLEVCLGGELWTVLRDMNSFDEATARFCIGCVLEAFDYLHTMGIIYRDLKPENLLLDAKGYVKMADFGFAKKIGPGKKTWTFCGTPEYVAPEVIMNKGHDFGADCWSLGILIFELLTGNPPFAGSDPIRIYTMVLHGIEKVDFPKRIGKRPDDLIRKLCKLNPVERVGNKKNGIIDIKKHKWFQGFNWEGLRRRKLPSPLKRELNGPLDHSYFDIFPPDTEMTPEETSGWDKDF; this comes from the exons ATGGCTTCCGTCTTGAAAAGGTTGACGAGACGTTTTGGGACGGGACCCGTTGTTCCTACTTCCCTTCCTTTGGCTCAGGTCAAGCTAAAGGACGAGGACGCCACGTTTGCTCTGAAATGCATCAAGAAGAAGCACGTGGTCGACACCAGACAGCAAGAACACATTTACTCAGAGAAGAACATCCTCCAGCAAACCAACTCGCCATTTATCATCAG GTTTTTTCGAACATTTCGTGACAATAAACACGTCTACATGCTGCTGGAGGTGTGTCTTGGAGGAGAGCTGTGGACTGTGCTGCGTGACAT GAATTCTTTTGATGAAGCCACGGCCAGATTTTGCATAGGTTGCGTCTTAGAGGCTTTTGATTACCTCCACACCATGGGCATTATATACAGAGACCTCAAGCCCGAAAACCTTCTCCTTGATGCCAAAGGTTACGTCAAAATG GCAGACTTTGGCTTTGCAAAAAAGATTGGTCCGGGAAAGAAGACCTGGACTTTCTGCGGGACCCCAGAGTATGTGGCCCCGGAGGTCATCATGAACAAAGGCCATGACTTTGGAGCTGACTGTTGGTCTTTAGGAATCCTCATATTTGAACTTCTAACTGGCAA CCCCCCTTTTGCTGGATCTGACCCCATTCGGATCTACACCATGGTCCTCCATGGCATTGAGAAGGTGGACTTTCCAAAGAGAATAGGCAAGCGTCCCGATGACCTCATCAGGAAACTCTGCAA GTTAAACCCAGTTGAGAGAGTGGGGAACAAAAAGAATGGGATCATTGACATCAAGAAGCACAA ATGGTTCCAGGGCTTCAATTGGGAGGGACTAAGGCGCCGCAAGCTCCCGTCTCCCCTGAAGAGAGAG CTGAACGGCCCATTGGACCACAGCTACTTTGACATCTTTCCTCCTGACACAGAAATGACCCCTGAGGAGACTTCTGGCTGGGATAAAGACTTctaa